In Pristis pectinata isolate sPriPec2 chromosome 26, sPriPec2.1.pri, whole genome shotgun sequence, the genomic stretch GAGGGCAGTTTTAAGGAACTGAAGAGGAGAGAGACTGGTTGCCAATGGTGCAGCAATTAaattcagactttttttttaaacatacaacACAAGATTTCTACAATGTTGTTAAACTGACcacaaaatcatttttattttgactGTTTCAGTCACAGAACAATTAAAAGCTCAACCCATCCACATCATAAGCAGTAAATAATCTGAAAGCCTTTCCGAGAAGACTTAAATTGTTCAAAGCTTTTGTCCCAGTCCCTGTTCCCTCTGTGTCACCCATTACTTGCACTTTGCTTGACAACCCGTTGCTTATCTCTTTACTTGTACTGTTGTCCACTGGAAGTTGCATCTCTTTATCCCTGAGAGACCATATCCTTTTGCTTAGACAAGCAACAACAGTGCTCTCTCTCTGCTGCAGCACTCTAACTCTTCTGCTCTTGTTACTGGACCTGCTCTGTAAAATTACTCACTGCTGCCCAGCAGAGAAGGTTCAATTCCTGCAGATAATCATTAAGCATGTCGCACTTCTTCACATCATTATAAAGCAAACTATTTCTCAATGGGTTTAAGAAAGTGTTCACTTCGGCTGTATATCAAGCAGAACCACCAATACTAAGCATTCAGGCAGAAGCAATTTGGTAAAATACAAAGGACTGGTTAGGATTTGTTTAGTTTTACAAATTTCTTTTTGTGTTCACCTTCACAACTTTTCATTCTGCCACGTGGTCAGATGCCTGGGAGAGTAATAACTGGATGAATGTTATCTGTTTGGAGGCAACAGTGCTTTTCCCCGGTGTCATAGATATTGTGGTAGTGCATAAACGAAATCTGGAAAATCCGAACTTGTGGATGCAAGATATTGGAGTAATTATGTTGGAGTGATACTGTAGTTTGTAATAAGCACTATTGTGCATACAACCTGTCTTCATGCTGTAGAAGACCAGAAAATACAAGACTGAGAGGGACAGTGAACCCTAGCACCTTACATCTCACTTACCAAGTCTCTGCGCTGAGATGAAATCATGCATAGGTCCAGGGAAGTTACTGGCAAAACTAAAAGTGTGGGGAAACTGAAGGGAACCCCGTGAAAAGGGTAGATTTTAGGTTGGAAGGTTGAAGACAATCAGGGTAAAGGGAATTTTCTCCACGGTGCAATGTGACACTGTACCAAGGGTTTCATACTGAGACCTcaattttccaccattttcatgAATTGGATGAAGAGAAGGTTGTATAtccaggtttgtggatgacactaagttAGGAAGCTGTTTAACGTTACACACAGGCAATGAACCTTAAATAGAGGATTCTCTCCTGCACTGGTCTTCAAGTACATCAGTTCAATAATTATCCTATTAAAATTAACAGTACCTAGCATTGCAGAACATTCTTTTCCAGGGCCTGCCTTGAGACGAgttatttggataaaaatgtttcTCACCTATTACATACTATTTCTCCAGTTCCTTGGGTACAATGGGCTTTGGGTACAATGGAAAAGTATTCTCTATCTTTATTATACTGCCAAATATAAACCCAACAAAGAAGCATTAAAGATAGTATTTGAAGCCATCCATGATTTAATATCCTAGACGGGGCATTCAAAAGAGAATTTTGCCCAGCCTAACACTGTACAGAGCTCCTACTTGATTCTTCTCTATAACGCTGAAAGGGTGCTAGAACAACATCAGAATTCTTGTCTTCACTCTGCTGATCGTACAGCCGGTGTTGTTGAATATATGCAATAACTGGATCAGGAATCACATACTTAACGCTCTGTCCCCTTCGCAAAGCTCGTCGGACCTTTGTGGCCGAGATGTCATTGTCTATCCATTCGTTCACAAGATGAACTCGTTTCCTAAACTTCCAGATGATGTCAGACTCGTAAATACATTTTTGAGGATTGCATGCAAGTCGGCTAATGCAGACCAGCCCAAACCTGCCCAAGATCTCTtcaatgtcttcctttttccacagatttgGAACTCCAAATGACTCTAAAACATCCCCGCCACACAGCAGCATCAACTCAGGCAGATCTGTGAAAGCAAAAGCAAGACCTTTAGACACAAGAGGCCAAACAATACTGTTTAATGAACGTAAAGGTCTCAAGATCAATTTACAAAGAGACAGAAACTAATTTTAAGCAACCTTCTGAGGTTATTAACACTTTTCAGACTTCTGATCAGTATGTTGGAGGAAGGAGATGATTGCATTgaggagggtacagaggagatttacaaggacattgccaagGCTGGAAAGTTGGAGCTACATGGAAGGATTGGATTGGCTACAGTTGTTTCCTTTGAAACACAGTAGGCTGAGACTAACACCAAGGTATATTAGATTATGAGGGGCCAAGATAAGAGTAAATAGGAACGAACCAATTGCCACAGAAGGATCAAGAACTAACGAAGGGGACATGGATTTAACGTAATTATTAAAAGGAGTAGGGGGGAGATAAGGAAAGATTTTTCACCCATGGCTTTGCTGCGACACAATGTCTGAAAAGGTGGTAGACACAGAGACTCTCACCATGGTTAAAAGGTCTGTGGAGAGCTgtaacctgcagggctacagacagTGCTACAAGGTGGGATTAAGCTGGCACTCTTTTTCAACCGACACAGacacgatggaccaaatggcctccttttgtgcagTCCCTGTCTTTATAGAgtgaaatatggaaataaaagtcCCACTGTCCTCCCCTTGCTCCATCAACACTACCTCCAGTTGATCAAAGTTTATCTGTGGATAACATTAGGCTAATCTAtgggttttttttaatcttggcATATTTATTGCCATTAGAGGATTTACCATCATAAAACCTGGAGTTTGTGTATGTGGGATTTTTTATGCCATGTATTACTTGCTATAAATTTGAATTTAGCAGCACAGTTAACAACACCTTGTTTAAAATCACATTTTGCTATGAGCGGACAGACGTCTTCTGCCTTCCTTTTCTTTGCCCTCCTGTGTTGCGTCGAGTTCCTTTTGTCATTGCCGTAAAGTTTCCGCAGATTCTCATAATGATGCCTGTTCAAGAATtaacattaaaacattaaaagtcttccttccatcatatttACTCAATACCAGTCAGATTTCATGAGGCATTGAATCATATAActgttatagcacagaaggaagccattcagcccatcatccatgCCCACTCCAAGTACAGAAATCCTATTGATCCCATTCTCtgcctgtatccctgcaactcattctctctcaagtgcctatccaattctcttttgaaagccctATCACACTGCTTCCTCCACCCTAATAGGTAGTGAATTCCAGACGCTAACTATGCTTTGCACGAAATAAAAATTTCCTTGCATCCCATCTGTATCTTTTGCACAAATCTTTAAATCTGTGTCTCTCAGTCTTTAAAGCATacacaaatgagactagcttccTTCTATTCACGCTCTCTAAGCCGGTCATGATCTTTTGCAACTCTCTCAAATTGCCTCTCAATTTGCTCAACCTGCACATTTTCTCCAAAGGAACTCCGGGCTTGCATCCCAGTGATGTTAAGTTATTATTTGAAATACTTGATTCCCAAAACATTTAAGAATCCTCTGTACAAAGGGAGAACTTTGAGCAGGGGGTTGGGCTTACAGTTGGCCCCAGGGTGCCCAAGAGGAATGAGCCCACATCCCATTCTGAACACTATTCTTCCAGTAAAGTGACCATGCAGACACACCAGGCAGGGACAGATTCAACTTCCCACTCTTGCATTTTCACAAGTAGCATTTATTGCTGTCACAAGCTGGAAACTCTCCACTGACACGGGTGAGAAGAACGACTGTGAATGTACAGTGAgggagaaagggaatcaagaggTAGTACTGCGGGAGCTTGAAGTCTCTATACTTGTCCAATAGATTGTTATTCGTTCACCAAATGTGGGCATTGCTAGCAAGGTCAGCAATTTATTGCTGATCTCTAGCCACCCACGGATAAATGGTGGAGAGCTGTATTCTTGAACATCTGGGATACAGGTGCTCCCAAAACATTTCTAGTTTTTTTGTTAAGTAGAATTTTGGTATACCATAGGAGGAACAGTAGGAATCAACCACCTTGTTGtacctggagtcacatgtaggcttagtaaggttggcagatttctttccctcccAGATGGACTTTTACGGCAATCCATTAATTTCACCATTACCCTTTGTGGGTCTCCAGATCATTGAAccaaattgaaattttaaaaaaatgcagatgctggaaacctaaaacagaaaatgctggaaatgctcagcaggtcaggccacatcagtgggaggagaaacagagtcaatgtttcatcgagccgtagagtcatacagcatggaaacaggcccttcggctcaactggttcATATCGACTGAGATTCCTTTCTAAGCTAGTcacatctgcccgtgtttggcccatatccctcgaagcctttcctatctgtgcacctgtccaagtaccttttaaatgttgttaatgtacctgcttcaaccacttcctctggcagctcattccatatatggaccaccctctgggtgaaaaagttgcccctcaggtttttattgaatctctcccctctcaccttaaacccatgtcctctagttctcgattccccaaccctgggaaaaagacagtgcattcatcctagctatgcccctcataactttatacacttcaatcagatcacccctcattctcctgcgctccaatgcAAAAAGTCCCGAGGTCGGACTTTTCAGGTCGGGGACTTCACCAGAATTGAAAAGGAGACGGAAGAAGCTCGTTACGTTGcagtgagggtggtgggggaaaaTGTTTCTGATAGGGCAAATCCGGGGTGACCACAGGGATGAACTCTCTGCAAGGTTATTTgtggaatgagtgaatgggagcagttagagagcgagaacaCAGACTAaagaacagagacaaaagaaATTCAGAGAACAGGAGGACATGTCCGGCAGGTTAGGCTGGATacatcctccactcccagagagaaaaacaagCTGCGCCAATAtcacattggaattggttcattattgtcacatgtactgaggtacagtgaaaaacttgtcttgcataccgatcgtacagatcaattcattacacagtgcatcaaggtagtacaaggtaaaacaataacacaatgcagaataaagtgtaacgatAATAGAaataatgagtggatctgcagagaacagcttgcaatgagtcactaCGCTCTGGCGCCAGCTTGAATGTtgactgatacagactgagaaatcaagttatctgaagttcgagaattcaatattgagactggaaggcttgaacgtgcccagatggaaaatgaggtgtattcctcaagcttgcattgtggCAGCACAGGATGCCAGAGACCGAAAGGTtaaagtgggaatgggatggggaattaaagtggcagacaacgtgaaactcagggtcacccctgcggaCTGAACGTGGGTGCTCCGTAAAGTGATCATCCAATctgggtttggtttctccagtgtaggggaGGAATCCCCATCCTTCCCTCCGAAGAGTCTTCAATGCTGAAACCCTgattctgttcctcttcccacagatgcagcctgacctgctgagtatttccagcatcttctgtttttgttttaaattccctaGTGGGATACAAACTCATGCTTTTGGATATTTTTACCCAGGCTTCTGGATTACAACACTATTAATACTCCGTCCTCTTGGTGTAGAGCCAAGATGCCATTGCATATCCCTCAGTCAACAATTAATGGCCACAAACGAGAACAATAAGCATTGCGATTCAAACCTCCCTTGGAGAAACGTGCCACGTAGCTGCACCAGCGTCAAAGGTCGCAGCAAATGTGGAGAAAGTGAGCAGCTGAGAAGGAGCTAAAACACCAGGACCCAGAGAAGCAGTAATCTAAATAATGGGTTTTGACAAAAGGATAGGCAGAATTATCCACAAGTTCACTCACCTAAGCACTTTAACAGTCTCCATCCATTCCCCCTGCTTGCTTTCCCAGGGATCTACTGTCACCCAGTCAGAACACTCTACAGCCTTTTCTATCATAGTCACACGATGACATGCCTCTACAAGGCCCTTCTTTTTGTACGCATCACCCACTGGAGATATAATGCCCTTTATCACTGTGTATTTCCCTGGAAAAGATACAAATATTGGGTAAAAATAAGttccaaaatattttattcacTTTAGTCAAAACAGCTGAACTAAcctcgagcaacaaacaatctgctggaggaactcagcgggttgagcagcatgtattggtggcggggggggggggggggggagggtggagaatgaGGAAATCTCGAtgcttcgggttgaaaccctgcatcaggattgacagtggagaggggaggtggtgaaaagaAGCAAGGGGGAATGGCCAGAGGAGGTTGGTgggcagaaagaaacagagggctTGAAGGCCTTCCTAAAGGGAGATGGAGGTGTATGAAGACTGGACATCCATAATCAAGATGAGGCAGTGCAGGCCAGGGATTTGGAAGTTGTCAAAACGGTCAGGGGGTGAACTAAGCTCAAGTACATTATACAAAAATAATACCCAACAAACACCACATAGAACGTCACATCAGTGAGGAAGCTCGACATGCATTGAACAATCCCTTCACAGTGCAGGGATGGCTAGGTAGCATCTTGAGACCTGCATGTGTCTCCTACGAGTGCTGTGATGCAGCTGCCTGAACAAGCGCCAATAGGAGAGCACCACGTCAGAGGTAGAACTGACCCACGCCATTTAGCACTAAAGCAACGGCCAAATTGGTACCTTTTCCTGGCACACAATTGACCTCGAGTCAAAGGAGAAGAGATTCCTCTGGTTGTCATTGCTAATCTGGTACCAGATCCATTTGCATGATGTCAACAGAACTATTGCTGGTAGGGGAGCATAAATATCAAACACTCTCACACCCATTTAACACTACTGACCGACAGTGAATTCCTACTCTTCAGGTTTTAGCTTTCAAGAGAGAGAAGAGCAAGAAAGTCAAACCTGTTTCGTGCAGGTAATCGCGGGCTAATTCAAACATCCTCAGGTGCATGTTTGTGATGGGGTTAAATGAGCCACAAGCCAGCAACACCACCTCTGTACAGCTGCTCGAGTTCTCCATTGTGACGGCACTGTGAAAAATAGACCAATGTAAGAGAAGCAAAAACTGAAGaaaaactacccccccccccaccgcaaaTTTTTTGCAGAATAAAAATCTAGATCAACATTCTAATCTTTCTATTCTGAAGGATGCAATTAATGTGTCTCGGTCACTGGTTGGCCATCACCAACAACTCTGCTCAAGTTGCCACTCTTCAAGTTCGAGTCCAGCTGATGGGCTTAGGCTGGCTATTCAACCATGAACGGCATTAATTTCAGTCCCGCAGAGTTTGCCCACTGAATACCAATCGGGAACAGAAATCCTCAGTAATTCATTTGCCCTTGTGCACAAGCTTTGGGCTGAATTGCAATGCATCTGGCTGAGATCTACTGAAGGAATCAAACCCAGTGCTCTCCGGTCTGTGTGGCAGCTGGTTGCTGATTGAGCTACACTAGGCACTAGAACTTTCAACTGCTGTGTACCTATTATCTGCATCTCAGCAAAGGTCACAACCTTTTAAGTAACACTTCAGTATTGACTCATAGGATGTTTCCCCTGCTAAATTACAATTATAAACCCATCTGGATTTCAAATCAAAGAAAACCAAAGCACTagttactggaaacctgaaacataatcagcaaatgccagaaacactcagcaggtcaggtggaagGAACAGTTAACGTTCCAGGTACATGATCTTTCGCCAGAACTCAATCCTCAAGCAAATATGTCTTCCAATCATTAACTTTGGCTTGCATCTGAACAGGCGGTTTTTTTAACCGTCCGTTGGATGATGTTAAACTGGGGTAGTTCTGTGGTGACACATTTGATCTGTTAGATCTATTTGCTAGCCAATTGTGTCATGTCTGTATAAACACACAGTCTGATCTCAATCAAAAGGCACGAGCCAAAGCAAATGAATAACACGAATCCAATAGAGCAAGAGTTCAGCACCAAAATACCAAGGAATGGAAATCATTGAGAAGACAGTTTGAAAGTCATAAAATAAAAAGGCATGGAAACAAGCAAATATTACTATATATAAGGGCACAAGTGTTACCAAATCTGTTTTCAAACTTAGTTTGGCATAGAGGTGGATTTAGAATGtgcatttttttccctcaaaGATCCAGGTGGAGACAATTTCCTCGATCATCTCCATAAACAGTTCAATCTTATTCATGATTTCCCAAACCTCTCAAATCTTACACTTTCTCCTGAAGGCATTCATACTCGAGGAATGGTTCCGCCAGCACTTACAATCCTTACCCAAGTCCACACCCATGCTGCTAGTAAAGATATATTAGGCCAATGTCaccatagctacaagagcaggtcagaggttgggcatCCTTTGGCGAGTGCCTCACCTCCTGACAACCACAACTTTTCGACcacctgcaaggcacaagtcagagtGCCATTGAGTACTCTACACTTGCCTGtatgagtgcagcaccaataaCTTAACACCAACCAGGACTTGATTGTCAACCCAaccaccaccccaaacattcattccctccagcaccGATGCAGTCCGGACCATCTACAGCATGAATTGGTGATCACCAAGGACAAGTGCAGCAGGTGCATAGGAACaccccaccacctgcaggttcccttccataCAGCACACCCTCCCGGCTGGGAAATTTACCATTGGTCCTTTatggtcactgggtctaaatccaggaacccCCAGCCCTACATCACTTGAGAGCACCTTTACCAGCAGTGCAGCaattcaaggtggcagctcactgccaccttcccaagggcaagtagggacgggcaataaatgctggctttgcctgcAACACTCAGGTTctgaaaacaaataaacaaaccttgcaccttattgcactgcactttctctgtagctgtgacactttcctctgtactgttattgtttttacctgtactacatcaatgcactctgtactaactcaatgtaactgcactgtgtaatgaattgacctgtacgatcagtatgcaagacaagcttttcactgtacctcggtacaagtgacaataataaaccaataccagaagaTAAAATCACTGAAGCTGCATTTTACCCCTGCAGTTTCTAGCAAGGGACACGCGGGCTTCAACTGCTGTATATAACGCCACTTGGAAAACAAAACCTAAGGGTGGTTGATTATCAGTGAAGCCATTCCCAATGTAGTTTACAGAAAACATGGTTCATTGTTCCCCATACGGCTCTTATCTTTTTAATTTCCCATAAAGGGCAACTGAAGTATGAGCTTGCTTTTGCAGTTGGCCTTTTCACTGCAAAAGACTGAAAAATATTGTTCGGTAAAAATCTGAACTTTGATAAGAGCAGTATTGGCTTGTCAAACAGCCACACACACGGATCATTATTACTGTCTACAGGGACTTGGGATAATTTATTTTCCTGCTTGAAGTCTAGGTGTCGATAAATGGTACCACAAATCTGGCTAATTGAGCTCAGGATAACACTTGTTGAAAAATCAGAAAACTAaacttgctggaaatttgaaataaaaagagaaatgcaggaaatattaatcagttcaggcagcatctgtgaaaagaaaagtaGTTTCAAGTAA encodes the following:
- the nmnat1 gene encoding nicotinamide/nicotinic acid mononucleotide adenylyltransferase 1 gives rise to the protein MSLRVVRLMPSTWTSVRPLTRSYMGDWSKSAVTMENSSSCTEVVLLACGSFNPITNMHLRMFELARDYLHETGKYTVIKGIISPVGDAYKKKGLVEACHRVTMIEKAVECSDWVTVDPWESKQGEWMETVKVLRHHYENLRKLYGNDKRNSTQHRRAKKRKAEDVCPLIAKCDFKQDLPELMLLCGGDVLESFGVPNLWKKEDIEEILGRFGLVCISRLACNPQKCIYESDIIWKFRKRVHLVNEWIDNDISATKVRRALRRGQSVKYVIPDPVIAYIQQHRLYDQQSEDKNSDVVLAPFQRYREESSRSSMHHLVIQQRLWDETISPELVVPRAKLFQYSYNSRIHPTVWKVAQFSRSVCNHFHILGLLGAWCLTSFYIQSSLGHLRSFFSARHSTYTMPTDFNGTWKMISTENLDPYLQALDTDFAVRKIATLLKPEKIIEQKGDSFIIKTNSTFRNYEIQFTVGEEFDEEVKCLDNRKCKSLVIWDKNKLVCTQKGEKKNRGWTHWIEGDDLHLELYCENQVCKQVFKKISTT